In Artemia franciscana unplaced genomic scaffold, ASM3288406v1 PGA_scaffold_49, whole genome shotgun sequence, the following proteins share a genomic window:
- the LOC136041874 gene encoding uncharacterized protein LOC136041874, with protein sequence MKILASILGFISLTSSAIVPVHPGLFRAPAHDSAIIRSDRLGGNFAYSIQEGHAYQAVAPIVQHVRSPVAVSYSHPSFFAGPVAASAPIALKYAAPFTPSVEVKEVKPFEVQYKVPQLKYYAAPAVVPHFSTVALKAAKAPVKPLVYYDAPKVEVEEGKSEYEVVAPYAQPAYAHAIAL encoded by the exons ATGaaaatt TTGGCATCAATCTTGGGCTTCATCTCATTGACTAGTTCTGCGATTGTGCCTGTCCATCCAGGACTTTTTCGTGCTCCTGCCCATGACAGTGCTATAATCCGTTCTGACAGGCTTGGAGGAAACTTTGCATATAGTATACAAGAAGGTCATGCTTATCAAGCTGTAGCACCAATTGTCCAACATGTTCGTTCACCAGTCGCAGTTTCATACAGCCATCCATCATTTTTTGCGGGACCAGTGGCTGCATCAGCGCCTATAGCATTGAAATATGCAGCTCCATTCACACCTTCAGTGGAAGTAAAAGAAGTGAAACCATTCGAAGTTCAATACAAAGTTCCGCAACTAAAATACTATGCAGCTCCTGCTGTTGTACCACATTTTTCGACCGTGGCATTGAAAGCAGCTAAGGCCCCAGTAAAACCTCTCGTCTATTATGATGCACCAAAAGTTGAAGTAGAAGAAGGAAAATCCGAGTATGAAGTTGTTGCACCATATGCTCAGCCAGCATACGCACACGCCATTGCTTTATGA
- the LOC136041898 gene encoding uncharacterized protein LOC136041898, whose amino-acid sequence MKNFEYTMVKLVEANPCLYDRKHYDHFNRFIKLRAWKSICSELKRTHGVEYSISQAIGKFKSLRDRFVRIRRKKVEVEKTANFSVLKPNDEAFFRLMNFLNDNVTHRLANTEHRKQKHNSSCTSSEETVDMTVYSDNSQEMSPQKIFIKEEDGFDMISQSEMDRVESIISEEDEYIGGDQSEDGGEASNVITTTENVEGAETESKDNSGLGNCACYQKIMNCHTLSSEKSFPGLSFIESLSLQMKKVPENKQLDLQIEMLQVVRKYQSEA is encoded by the exons atgaagaattttgaaTATACAATGGTGAAACTGGTGGAGGCAAACCCATGTCTATACGACAGGAAACATTATGATCATTTCAACAGATTCATAAAACTAAGGGCATGGAAATCAATTTGTTCTGAGTTGAAAAGAACGCATGGAGTGGAATACTCAA TTAGTCAAGCAATTGGGAAATTCAAGTCTTTACGAGACCGTTTCGTCCGAATTAGAAGGAAAAAGGTAGAAGTCGAGAAAACGGCTAACTTCTCTGTCCTTAAACCGAATGATGAAGCTTTCTTTAGATTAATGAACTTTCTTAATGACAATGTTACTCATCGTCTTGCTAATACCGAGCATAGAAAGCAGAAACATAATTCTTCCTGCACTTCTAGTGAGGAAACTGTAGATATGACTGTCTATTCTGACAATAGCCAAGAAATGAGCCCACAGAAAATCTTTATCAAAGAAGAAGATGGTTTTGATATGATATCACAAAGTGAAATGGACAGAGTCGAGAGTATAATTTCAGAAGAAGATGAATATATAGGTGGTGATCAGTCTGAAGATGGTGGCGAGGCAAGTAACGTGATAACCACTACAGAGAACGTTGAAGGCGCTGAGACAGAATCAAAAGACAACAGTGGCCTAGGAAATTGTGCATGctatcaaaaaattatgaattgcCATACATTAAGCtctgaaaaaagttttcctGGCCTTTCTTTTATTGAATCGCTGAGCTTGCAGATGAAAAAAGTGCCAGAAAATAAACAGCTAGACCTTCAGATCGAAATGCTTCAAGTAGTCAGAAAATACCAATCTGAAGCCTGA